The Flavobacteriales bacterium genome includes a region encoding these proteins:
- a CDS encoding sensor histidine kinase encodes EKQYISIGEELEMLRLYMNLEKMRFEDGFDYEIIVDEAIDEDYDEIPSMLIQPYVENAIWHGLMNKETKGKIRIGIALRERALYCTIDDNGVGRAAAAKLKARRKIKSKSVGMRITKDRLNILNEDSNINVIIEDKKDEKGQATGTKVEIRVGYTN; translated from the coding sequence AGAAAAGCAATATATTTCCATAGGAGAAGAATTAGAGATGTTAAGGTTATACATGAACCTCGAGAAAATGCGTTTTGAAGATGGGTTTGATTATGAAATAATTGTTGATGAAGCTATTGATGAAGATTATGATGAAATCCCCTCAATGCTGATCCAACCTTATGTAGAAAATGCGATATGGCATGGACTAATGAATAAAGAGACAAAAGGAAAGATAAGAATAGGTATAGCTTTAAGGGAAAGAGCACTGTATTGTACAATAGACGATAATGGAGTTGGTCGAGCAGCCGCAGCCAAGTTAAAAGCTCGTCGTAAAATAAAAAGTAAATCAGTAGGGATGCGAATTACCAAAGATCGTTTGAATATCTTAAACGAAGATTCCAATATAAATGTTATTATTGAAGATAAAAAAGATGAAAAGGGCCAAGCTACTGGAACTAAAGTAGAAATTCGAGTAGGCTATACCAATT